The Bosea sp. AS-1 region GATGATGTCTTCTTCGCCGCGGGCCGTCGCCGGCTTCCCGAGCGCGGCAATGGTGCGCTCGCTGAGGATACCGTTGGCGGGCAGGCCCGCCTTCTTCTGGAAATCGGCCAGGGCGAGCGAGGTCGAGCGGTCGAAGACCGAATCGTCGCTGGGGCCGAGGCCGAGGCGGGCCCGCACCAGCGGCACGCGCTCGTCGCGCATGCCGAGCTTGAGCGTCGGCCCGGCCGGGATGCGCACCAGCGGCGTGTCGTCGAGATGCTCGCGCAATTCGGCGAGCTTGGCCTTGAGGCGTCGGTATTGTTCGTGCGGCGGGTTGTAGGCGGCGAGTACCTTGCCTGCGTCGGTGGCGCCGGCGAGCTCGGAGAGCACTTCCGTGGCCGAGGGCAGATAGAGCGTCGGCGTGATCAGCTTGGAAAGCCGGCGCGGATCGAGCCGGCCGCCGCGTGCGTCGCGGGCATAGAGCACGGCGAGCGCCGAGAGCCGGACGTCGGCTGCCGCGAGCTTGGCCTTGTCGCTCAGCTCGAAGACGGGAAGGGTGTAGTCGCCGGGGCGCAGCCCGTCATCGGCGGCGCGCTCGAGCTGCGCGACGATGTGCTTGCCGGCGGCGGTCCAGCCCTTGGCGTCGATCCAGAAGGGGCGGTTCTCATTGGCCTGATAGGCGGCAATGATCTCGTTGCGCTCGCGCTCGCCGAGGCGACGGACGGCGACGGCCTCGCCTGCCTGCGCGGCGATGTCGGCAGCGAATTCGAGGCCGGGCGGAACCGTGATCACCACCTTCGGCATCTCAGGCGGCGGCACCAGCGATTCGATCGCCTGCAGCGGGCCGGGCGCGGCCTCGGCCGGGGGCGTCGTCACCGAGGCCGGCACGACCGTTTCCGGGGCCGGCTGGGCCGGAGCAGCCTGGACGGGGGCCGTTTCGGCAGGGGTGGGCGCCGGTTCCGAGGATTTCGAGGCAGGGACCAGTGCGGGATCCAGCGCCGGCATGTCCACCGGCGGGATGTCGAGCGCGACTGGCTCTTCTTCCTTCTCGATGGGGGCGGTGGCGTCGATTTCGGCGGTGCCGCGAAGCTTAGCGCTGCTTGCGACGGTGCCGGTCACGATCTCGCGTTCGGGGGCCGGGTCGGCGGTCGCTGTCGGCTGGCCGGTCGGGGCCGGCTTCTCGCTGTCAAGCAGCTTGAGCTGCGGCGTCTCGGGCAGCGGCACGCCGGTCGTCGGATCGGTAGCGAGAGGGCCTTCGGCAAGCACCGGAGCGCAGCTCAGCATGATGGCCAGGGCAGATGCCGAGGTCAGGTTCGCCCAGTGGCGACGAGGCATAGTCGCGTTCCCGATAAATGCCGGATCACGCCCATTCCTGCGTGACTCGGTTGGCTTCGACAAGATGCGGCGGCGCAACAGGCCGCCGCTTTCGATTGGTCGCGGCTCAGGCCGCGTCGGTTTCCTCAGGGGGGCTCTCGCTCTCGATCAGCCCGTAATCCTTGAGCTTTCGGTAGAGGGTCGAGCGGCCGATGCCGAGCTTGCGCGAGACCTCGGACATGTGCCCGCGGTAATGCGCCAGCGCGAAGGTGATGATCTCGCGCTCCAGCTCGTCGAGCTTGCGCATGTCGGAGCCGGAGACGAGCTCGAGCGAGTTCGGATCGCGCACCGGCATGTGGATGATGCGTGGCGGAGCCTCGGCCCGCGCCTCGGCCGGACCGAGCTGGGCCGGCGCTGCCGGAATGCGGACGTCGTAGCCTTCCATCTGCGCCGCGACCTGCGGGAATTCGGCGATGCCGAGCTCGGGGCCGTCCGCCAGGACCACGGCGCGGAACATCGCGTTCTCGAGTTGGCGGACATTGCCCGGCCAGTCATAGCTCGCGACCAGCGTCATCGCCTCGTCGGTGATGCCACCGAGCTTCTTGCCTTCCTCGGCGGCGAAGCGGGCGAGGAAGCCACGGGCGAGGTCGGGGATATCCTCGCGGCGCTGGCGCAGCGGCGGCAGCGTGATCGGGAAGACGTTGAGGCGGTAATACAGGTCCTCGCGGAACTCGCCGCGCTTCACTTGGTCGAGCAGGCTCTTGTTGGTGGCCGAGATGACGCGGATGTCGACTCGCACCGATTTCTTGCCGCCGACAGGATCGACTTCGCTCTCCTGGATGGCGCGCAGCAGCTTGACCTGCGCATCGAGCGGCAGTTCTCCGACTTCGTCGAGGAAGAGCGTGCCGCCATTGGCCTCGACGAACTTGCCGAGGTGGCGCTCGGTCGCGCCGGTGAAGGCGCCTTTTTCATGGCCGAAGAGGATGGATTCGACGAGGTTGTGCGGGATCGCGCCGCAATTGACCGTGACGAAGGGTTTGCCCTTGCGGTCGCTGGAACCCTGGATCGCGCGGGCCAGAACCTCCTTGCCGACGCCGGATTCGCCTTCGATCAGGATCGGGATGTTCGATTTCGCCGCGCGTTCGGCGAGGCGCACGACGCGGCCCATGTCGGGGCTCTTGGTCGCGAGGTCGCGGAAGCCGAGCGTGTTCGAGGCGCGGCGCTTGATGTGGCGCAGCTCGTGTTCGAGGGCGCCGAGCTTCAGCGCGTTCTTAAGCGAGACCTGGAGGCGCTCGGCACCGACGGGCTTGACTACGAAATCGACCGCACCGGCGCGCATCGCCGCAACCACCGTCTCGATGGAGCCGTTGGCCGTCTGCACGATGACGGGTTTGCCGATCTCGCGCTCGCGCAATGCGGCGAGCACGCCCATGCCGTCGAGCCCCGGCATGTTGAGGTCGAGCACGATGGCGTCGATCGCGTCACCCTCCGGCCCGGTCAACAAGGTGACGGCCGCCTGGCCGTCCTCGACCACCGCGACGCCATAGCCGAAGCGCTTGAGCATCGCGTCGAGCAGGCGGCGCTGGACGGGATCATCATCGACGACGAGGACGGTGGCGGTCATGACACCTCGAAAGACGGCGCAATAGGAAAGAAAGGCTTGGCTCCAGAGGAATCGCCTGTTCCGTTCTGGGGCATCGTCGGCCAGAAGGGTTAAGCGGGGTTTAAACCCGTCGCGCGGGGGCGGCCATCGGGCGGTGCGACCGAATGCCCGAGATTGATCCCCGGACCGCCGCCGGCCTAAGTGATAGCAAACCCGATGCGGCGAGACGGAGAGAGCATGCTGTTCCAGATGATGCGAGTCCAGACGATTCACGGCCAGGCTGCGGCGCAGAGCGGTGGTGCGGCCACCGATAAGGCGCTTGGCGATCTGCCGGAATGGAATCTGGACGATCTCTACCCAGGCATCGAATCCGCCGCCTTCCGAGGCGATCTCGAGCGAGCCTTCACCGAGGCGCAGGCACTGGCCGGGCGCTATCGCGGCAAGCTCGCGGAATTGGCGGGGCAGCCCGATGGCAGCGCCCGGCTCGCCGAGGCGGTGAAGGCCTATGAGAGCCTGAGCGACCTGCTCGGGCGGATCGGCGCCTATGCCGGGCTGGTCTATTCGGGAGATACCACCGATCCGCAGCGCGCCAAGTTCTACGGCGACACGCAGGACAAGCTCAACGCCGCCATCACCGAACTGCTGTTCTTCGAGCTCGAGTTGAACCGGATCGAGCCCGAGCTCATGGCGAAGGTCGCGGCCGAGGCGCCGCTCTCGCATTGGAAGCCCTGGCTCGACGATCTCTCCAAGGACAAGCCGCACCAGCTCGACGACCGGCTGGAAGCGCTCTTCCACGAGAAGTCGATGACGGGCGCGGCCGCCTGGAACCGCCTGTTCGACGAAACCATCGCCGCGCTGCGCTTCGATATGGACGGCGAGGAGCTGACGCTGGAGCTGACGCTCAACAAATTGCAGGACGCCGATGGCGAGGTGCGCCGCAAGGCAGCCGAGGCGCTGAGCAAGGTCTTCCGCAAGGAGCTGCGTACCTTCGCGCTGATCACCAATACGCTTGCCAAGGACAAGGAGATCTCGGATCGCTGGCGCAAATTCGAGGATGTCGCGGATTCGCGCCATCTGGCGAACAGGGTCGAGCGCGAGGTCGTGGATGCCCTTGTTTCCGCGGTGCGCGAGGCCTATCCGCGCCTGTCACATCGCTATTATCGCCTGAAGGCCAAGTGGTTCGGCCGCGACGCGCTCGACTTCTGGGATCGCAATGCGCCGTTGCCGGAGGTCGCGCAGCGCACCATTCCCTGGAACGAGGCGCGCGACACCGTGCTCTCGGCCTATGGCGCCTTCTCGCCGAAGATGGCGGAGATCGCCAAGCGCTTCTTCGACGATCGCTGGATCGACGCGCCGCCGCGTCCGGGCAAGGCACCGGGCGCCTTCGCGCATCCCACCGTGCCGTCGGCACATCCCTATGTGCTGCTGAACTACCAGGGCAAGCCGCGCGACGTAATGACCTTGGCGCATGAGCTCGGCCATGGCGTGCATCAGGTCCTGGCCGCACCGAACGGGGCGCTGATGGCGCCGACGCCGCTGACGCTGGCCGAGACGGCGAGCGTCTTCGGCGAGATGCTGACCTTCCGCCGCCTGCTCGACGGCACGACCGACCCGAAGCAGCGTAAGGCGATGCTGGCGGCCAAGGTCGAGGACATGATCAATACGGTCGTGCGCCAGATCGCCTTCTACTCCTTCGAGCGCAAGGTGCATGAGGCGCGCCGGCAGGGCGAGCTGACGGCCGAGGCGCTGTGCGATCTCTGGATGGGCGTGCAGGCGGAAAGCCTCGGGCCGGCGATCCGGCTGTCGAGCGGGTACGAGCCGTTCTGGTGCTACATCCCGCACTTCATCCACTCGCCCTTCTATGTCTACGCCTACGCCTTCGGCGATTGCCTGGTGAACTCGCTCTATGGCGTCTATCAGAGCGCGGCCGAGGGCTTCCAGGACCGCTATTTCGCCTTGCTCTCGGCCGGGGGCAGCAAGCCCTATTCGGAGCTGCTGAAGCCGTTCGGGCTCGATGCGAAGGATCCCGGCTTCTGGCAGATCGGCCTGAAGATGATCGAGGGGATGATCATCGAGCTGGAAGGGATGGAGTGAGGCGCGAGGAGCCCTCTCCTGGACGGAGAGGGCTCCTGCCTGGATCGCCTCAGAACTGCACCCTCAAGCCCACCTGCGAAACATTCGCGGTGTAGTCCGAGCCTGGCGCCGTCGAATTCAGCCGCTCATGGGTGAAGCTCGCGCGGATCGCGAAGGTGCGGGTCAGCTTGTATTCGAGCCGTGCGCCGACATTCATGAAGTCCTCGCGCAGGCCCTGGCCCTCATATTCCGTGCGGCTGAAATTGGTGAAGCCGGTGACGGTGAGGTTG contains the following coding sequences:
- a CDS encoding sigma-54 dependent transcriptional regulator is translated as MTATVLVVDDDPVQRRLLDAMLKRFGYGVAVVEDGQAAVTLLTGPEGDAIDAIVLDLNMPGLDGMGVLAALREREIGKPVIVQTANGSIETVVAAMRAGAVDFVVKPVGAERLQVSLKNALKLGALEHELRHIKRRASNTLGFRDLATKSPDMGRVVRLAERAAKSNIPILIEGESGVGKEVLARAIQGSSDRKGKPFVTVNCGAIPHNLVESILFGHEKGAFTGATERHLGKFVEANGGTLFLDEVGELPLDAQVKLLRAIQESEVDPVGGKKSVRVDIRVISATNKSLLDQVKRGEFREDLYYRLNVFPITLPPLRQRREDIPDLARGFLARFAAEEGKKLGGITDEAMTLVASYDWPGNVRQLENAMFRAVVLADGPELGIAEFPQVAAQMEGYDVRIPAAPAQLGPAEARAEAPPRIIHMPVRDPNSLELVSGSDMRKLDELEREIITFALAHYRGHMSEVSRKLGIGRSTLYRKLKDYGLIESESPPEETDAA
- a CDS encoding L,D-transpeptidase family protein, which translates into the protein MPRRHWANLTSASALAIMLSCAPVLAEGPLATDPTTGVPLPETPQLKLLDSEKPAPTGQPTATADPAPEREIVTGTVASSAKLRGTAEIDATAPIEKEEEPVALDIPPVDMPALDPALVPASKSSEPAPTPAETAPVQAAPAQPAPETVVPASVTTPPAEAAPGPLQAIESLVPPPEMPKVVITVPPGLEFAADIAAQAGEAVAVRRLGERERNEIIAAYQANENRPFWIDAKGWTAAGKHIVAQLERAADDGLRPGDYTLPVFELSDKAKLAAADVRLSALAVLYARDARGGRLDPRRLSKLITPTLYLPSATEVLSELAGATDAGKVLAAYNPPHEQYRRLKAKLAELREHLDDTPLVRIPAGPTLKLGMRDERVPLVRARLGLGPSDDSVFDRSTSLALADFQKKAGLPANGILSERTIAALGKPATARGEEDIIAQMERWRWLPPDLGAKHIMVNVPEMRVRVIRNGQVIHEARAVIGKPDSATPIFSHKMDHVIVNPSWYVPPSILKKEFLPGLAADPDYAAKRGYIVTRTKGGGISVRQPPGERNALGWIKFMFPNEHAVYLHDTPSRRLFAADKRAFSHGCVRVENPFALADQVLGPDWTSERLKKLIGKGERRINLPQPLPIHLVYNTIVVGADGHITRFDDVYGFHRLVRQALEQQG